The following proteins are co-located in the Thermostichus vulcanus str. 'Rupite' genome:
- the hemF gene encoding oxygen-dependent coproporphyrinogen oxidase has translation MLTSSPVGLPVDARQQVGQFLRQLQDDICARLEAVDGEAQFREDRWERPGGGGGRSRVIQQGRVFEQGGVNFSEVFGSHLPPSILKQRPEAEGHSFYATGTSMVLHPRNPYVPTVHLNYRYFEAGSVWWFGGGMDLTPYYLFEEDAVHFHRTIRAACDALDPVYYPIFKTWCDQYFFLPHRGEARGIGGIFFDYQDERAGLVYRPEGQVDGDPQPPSLQVRVGSRSWEHLFQLVQACGQSFLPAYVPIVERRQQMEWGERERQFQLYRRGRYVEFNLVYDRGTIFGLQTQGRTESILMSLPPLVRWEYGYEPEPNTWEAKLYEVLRHPRDWGVS, from the coding sequence ATGCTGACCTCAAGCCCCGTAGGTCTGCCGGTGGATGCCCGCCAACAGGTGGGTCAATTCCTGCGGCAGCTCCAGGATGACATCTGTGCCCGTTTGGAGGCTGTGGATGGTGAAGCCCAGTTCCGGGAGGATCGTTGGGAACGGCCCGGTGGCGGTGGCGGGCGCTCGCGGGTGATTCAGCAGGGGCGGGTTTTTGAACAAGGAGGCGTTAACTTTTCTGAGGTCTTCGGATCCCATTTGCCGCCCTCGATCCTGAAACAACGCCCAGAGGCAGAAGGTCACTCCTTCTATGCCACAGGTACCTCGATGGTGTTGCATCCGCGCAACCCGTATGTGCCGACGGTGCATTTGAACTATCGCTATTTTGAAGCGGGGTCGGTGTGGTGGTTTGGCGGTGGCATGGATCTCACCCCCTACTACCTGTTCGAGGAGGATGCTGTTCACTTCCACCGGACGATTCGGGCAGCCTGTGATGCGCTGGATCCTGTCTACTACCCTATTTTCAAAACATGGTGTGATCAGTACTTTTTCTTGCCCCATCGGGGTGAGGCCCGCGGCATTGGGGGTATTTTCTTCGATTATCAGGACGAACGGGCCGGTTTGGTGTACCGACCTGAGGGTCAGGTGGACGGGGATCCGCAACCTCCGTCTTTACAAGTCCGGGTGGGATCCCGCAGTTGGGAACATCTGTTTCAGTTGGTTCAGGCTTGTGGCCAGTCCTTTTTGCCCGCCTATGTGCCGATTGTGGAACGGCGGCAGCAAATGGAATGGGGAGAGCGGGAGCGGCAGTTTCAGTTGTATCGTCGCGGACGCTACGTGGAGTTCAACTTGGTATACGACCGGGGAACAATCTTTGGCTTGCAGACCCAGGGACGGACGGAATCGATTTTGATGTCCTTGCCACCCTTGGTGCGCTGGGAATACGGCTATGAACCGGAACCCAACACCTGGGAAGCGAAGCTCTACGAGGTGCTACGCCATCCGCGCGATTGGGGAGTGTCGTGA
- a CDS encoding Ycf34 family protein — protein MCICIHCHYVDRCTTYHAVEAQHQQPHLTLTPDFEPQGPQINVNIRNGGTEMEWDVVGCQSFQEERNKWARLRPYEAVPT, from the coding sequence ATGTGTATTTGTATTCACTGCCACTATGTGGATCGCTGCACCACCTATCACGCGGTTGAAGCTCAGCACCAACAGCCTCACCTGACTCTAACTCCCGATTTTGAACCGCAAGGGCCCCAGATCAATGTGAATATTCGCAACGGTGGCACGGAAATGGAATGGGATGTGGTAGGTTGCCAAAGCTTTCAGGAAGAACGTAACAAATGGGCACGGCTGCGTCCTTATGAGGCGGTTCCCACCTAA